GTTTAAATATTTATACCACTCCGAATACATTTTATATGCTCTAGCTTTATCTTCATGCTCTAATCTCTTAATATCTGCATCAGCAATAAGCCCATATCCAGGAACGATAGTTCTTAATCCAACATGCCAATTGTATTCGTCATGCCATCTATGGTGTAATTTCCCTTTGATAAAGGCTTTGCCATTCTTTATTTCAATTCTAAATGATCCTGTAGTAGTTAAAGTAGAATTTCCCGAAGCATAAAATAATTCTTGAGTACTATAACCTCTACCATGAAAAGAAATTAGTCGGTCATAATAATCTGAATAATTTTTATGTCTTCCTTCTTTCAAATTATTAATTTCTCTTAACAAATCTCTTTGAAATCTAGTTTCGTTGTCTTTTTCAGCTCTTTTAACTTTTTGAAATTGTCTCAACCAGCTAGATTTAATTTTTTTCTTAGATTTTCTACCTCTTAAGTAGTCTTTTAAGTTGCTTGCAGCTACAAAATGACCTCTTTTTCTAGCCTCAACAACCATTGATTCCATCATTTTTTTAATTTCTTTTATCGAACTATTGCTATCTATAGCCGATACTTCATATACTTTTCTTTTTCTCATAATTAGCACCCCTTATGTTGAATTTAATCTAGATACAATAATACCATATATTAGTCATAGATACAAAATAAACAAAAAAAGAATTAATATAGTCAATTGTTAATACCCCCATAGGGTATATTGGTAGGGATTAAGGTTAGGGTTAATCAGAAGGTGAGATCCTGGACATATTTACATCAACTTGACTAACTAGTCAGCTTTTTTATGATGTGAGATACCCCTGTACTTCCTATTATAGCAAGGGTTTATAGTTATTATTCCATCCTATTAATAAGAATGATAATTAATATTACTAATAAAACATATCACTAAAAGTGATGTGAATTAAGTTACATAACGGAGTGAGGTGACAGAAGTGTTCCATACCCCCTTAATTTAACCGTATTCGTTATATATAGTACGATATTTTTAGGTATCGCAATACATAGTTTCGCACATTATATTAGTATCTTAAAATAATCGGAGCTGATATTATGAATGTTTCAATAGATAGAGTAGAAAAAGGTATTAATAATAGATTTCAAAATTTAGACGGTTATGAGTTTGAAGATTTTATTGCAGATCTGTTTGATAATAAAGGTTATTACGCCTTCTCAACTAAAAGTAGTAGTGATTTTGGTGTGGATGTACTAGCTAGTAAACCAGGAGAGAGAATTGCGATTCAATGTAAAAGGTATAAGTATAATAATTCTACAGGAATCAAGGCGATTCAAGAGGTAGTTTCAGGGAAGCCTTATTATAAAGCTGATAAGACTATTGTTATTACGACCTCTTACTTTACTAAATCAGCCAAAGAATTAGCAGAAATTCATAGTGTTGAATTATGGGATTGGAACATATTAAAGAAAGAAGTTATTGAAGAATATCTAACTAAATTTAAATCTAAAAAAGAAATGGAACAATATATCAAACCTAAAACTTTAGGTAATTACATAGATGATATTCTTTTTAAGGTAGCAGTATTTGTTATAATTATAGTTTTGTTTGCTGCTGCTATATAAAATAATTTAATAAGTTTAAATCTTAAAGAGTAGTTAATTCTACTCTATTTTTATTTTTGTACTTTAGAATTAAATGAAATAAGCATATCCTATCCATCTATATTATTCCTTATATTTCTATATATGTAGAAAAGTATAATTATTTGAAAAAATAACTTACAATCTATGATGATTTAATATATAATTAAGAAAAATACATGTTGATTAAAGGGGTTATTAAAATGAATAAAGATGATTTTAATGCTGTAAAAAGTCAATTAGGTGCTTTAAAGAAATGGACTAATCATATTGATAAAGGTATTTATAACATTGAGAAGAGAATTGATAAAGAAAAAAATAAAGTTGGTATTACTGTAACTGATGAAATTAATAATCAAATAGATATATTAGATGGACATTTAAAGAAAATGGCAGAGTGGATTGGTAGAGGTAAGATAGATAGATTAACTGGTGAAATTTCAAGTGCTAAAGGTCAATTAAATAGGTTGAAGAGAATGATAAATGATTGTAAAAGTCAAGAAACTATGGATAAATTTAATGAATTATTTTGTGATAAAGAAGATGAAAATAAAGTAGACGATAAACCTTCTTTTGAGGATAAAGAGGTTGATTTTAATAAGTATGAAATAGAAAGAATAGAAAATTTAAAGAAGTTTATTGAAGAAAATAAATGTTCACAAGAAGAACTAGATAAGATGTGGAATTTAATTCTTAACCAAATATCAAAAGAAATATCTTTACCTAGCTTTAATACTTGGTTTAAGCCTAATAAATTAATTGCTAAATGGAGTAACATCTTGGTCGTTTATGTTCAAACAGAATTTGCTAAGGATTGGTTAGAAACTAAGTATGAAAAGTTATTAAGTAAAACTGCTTATGAATTGTTTGGAGAGTTATATGATTTTAATTTTGTAAGTGACGAAACTTTAGAGAGGTTAAGATTAGATGATTAGATAATTACACAATTAAATGTATCAGACTCCAAATATGGATTCTGTACTTTATTAAGTTGAAGCATTAAAGAGGTGATAGCAATAGCATATTATGTTTATAGACTATACTCAAAAGAAACTAAAGAAATTTTTTATATAGGAATGACTAATAATTTAATTGTTGGAGTTCAAAAGAAGTATAATGAAGAATACAAAGGAGCAGAATATTTCGATTACGCTATCCTTGAAGATTATAATCTAGCAATAGCTTATAGAAGATACTATAAACATATTCTAGACAATAAGAAACCAATTCCTCCAGGAAACTTATTAGAATTTGGGAGAAAGATTAAGATAGATTTAGAAGCTGAATTAAACAAATATGCTTTTGATAGAGAACAATACTTTGATAGTCAAGAAGAGTTATTAGCTGAGTTACTACAAGTAACTAAACAAATGAGAGAAGAGATAGAATTAATCCAAGAAAATTTTAAAAATCATACTCATAATTTAATATTTAGATAATGCTAAACTAAACAAAGATGATTAGAGTAGCGATTAAGCTACTCTTTTTTAACAAAATGAAGGATATTATTAACTATAGAAGAATAAATAAGTATATTAACTAAAAAATAGGGGTGATAAAGTGAAATTACATAGCAAAAAAATATTAATAATTGGATTAAGTATGCTAATAATTGTTATTTTAGCAGGATGTAATAAACCTATGCATAAAGTCAACATTAAAATTGAAGGAAAAGGGGAAGTGGCAAAAGATGTAGTTAATGTCGTTGACCAAGAAAATATGATTCAAGAAACCGATATTTATCCTGAAGGGACTATGTTATCATTAACTCCTATCCCTGCAGAAGGATGGAAATTTTCAGAATGGGATGATTATGGGGTATTATCTTCTCCAATAAATTCTACTTGGCAAGAAAATCAAACTTTTATAGTTTCTAATGATGTAATTTTAAAAGCTAAATTTATAAAAATTCAATCTATAAAGATAAATATTGATGGTGATGGGGAAATTTACAGATATTTTTCTGATCAAAATCCTACTAGTGAACCTTTGCAGTTAATTAAAATGGATGAAAAGACAAAATCTTATAATCATAGTTTTGCTAAGAATACTAAACTAAACCTTATTGCGTATGCTCCTGAAGGTTGGGTATTTGATTATTGGGAAATTGAAAACAATAAAAAGAAGACAATTAACAAAGATATTAAATTAAATGTTGAATTGGATAAAGATAAGAAAATAAAAGCAATCTTTTCTAAAATGAAAGAGCCATTAAATGTCACTATTAAAGGTTCAGGTTATATTTATAAAAAGAAATTAGACAATAATAAAATTAAACTAGTTGCAATACCTAAAAAGGGTTGGGAATTAAAACAATGGACAAAAGGTTTAAAGGGTAGTGAAGTAGAAAAAGTTGTGTCAATAGATTCTCAAAAGAATATTGGTCTTGAATTTGAAAAACAAAAAATAAAATTAAAAATATATCGTAGCAAATTTATTAAAAATATAAAATTAGATGGTGAATTAATTGGATCAGCAGAAGAAAACACAGTAGATACTACTGGTGGAGAACATTATATTGTGTGGACAAAATATACAGTAAATGGCTATGGAGAAACATATACAGAAGCTAATTATAGAAAGAAAATAATAGTTTCAAAAGAAAATAACACTTTAGGAATATATAATGAAAACATATATAATAAAGATATTTTTGATAAATTCTTAGAAATTGAAGAACTAATGTACTAGAAGAGCATCCGAAAGGGTGCTTTTCTTATTTTTTGACATAAGAAAGATGCTATGTATTAATAGCACCTTATTAATCTTCTATATGCTTCATTATCTGACCTGGTTGAAGTCCAGTTGCAGAACAAATTTTATCAATCATTTTTAAACTTATAGGTTCATCTTTTCCTATCTTAGTAACA
The nucleotide sequence above comes from Orenia marismortui DSM 5156. Encoded proteins:
- a CDS encoding restriction endonuclease, which gives rise to MNVSIDRVEKGINNRFQNLDGYEFEDFIADLFDNKGYYAFSTKSSSDFGVDVLASKPGERIAIQCKRYKYNNSTGIKAIQEVVSGKPYYKADKTIVITTSYFTKSAKELAEIHSVELWDWNILKKEVIEEYLTKFKSKKEMEQYIKPKTLGNYIDDILFKVAVFVIIIVLFAAAI
- a CDS encoding DnaA N-terminal domain-containing protein; translated protein: MNKDDFNAVKSQLGALKKWTNHIDKGIYNIEKRIDKEKNKVGITVTDEINNQIDILDGHLKKMAEWIGRGKIDRLTGEISSAKGQLNRLKRMINDCKSQETMDKFNELFCDKEDENKVDDKPSFEDKEVDFNKYEIERIENLKKFIEENKCSQEELDKMWNLILNQISKEISLPSFNTWFKPNKLIAKWSNILVVYVQTEFAKDWLETKYEKLLSKTAYELFGELYDFNFVSDETLERLRLDD
- a CDS encoding InlB B-repeat-containing protein, which gives rise to MKLHSKKILIIGLSMLIIVILAGCNKPMHKVNIKIEGKGEVAKDVVNVVDQENMIQETDIYPEGTMLSLTPIPAEGWKFSEWDDYGVLSSPINSTWQENQTFIVSNDVILKAKFIKIQSIKINIDGDGEIYRYFSDQNPTSEPLQLIKMDEKTKSYNHSFAKNTKLNLIAYAPEGWVFDYWEIENNKKKTINKDIKLNVELDKDKKIKAIFSKMKEPLNVTIKGSGYIYKKKLDNNKIKLVAIPKKGWELKQWTKGLKGSEVEKVVSIDSQKNIGLEFEKQKIKLKIYRSKFIKNIKLDGELIGSAEENTVDTTGGEHYIVWTKYTVNGYGETYTEANYRKKIIVSKENNTLGIYNENIYNKDIFDKFLEIEELMY
- a CDS encoding helix-turn-helix domain-containing protein, whose amino-acid sequence is MITYKPLLKKMIDLGWEKKDLKEKAGISWATVTKIGKDEPISLKMIDKICSATGLQPGQIMKHIED